The following are from one region of the Salinirussus salinus genome:
- a CDS encoding 50S ribosomal protein L6 codes for MPRVTLQTPEDVSAEMDHLELTVEGPEGSVTRRLWYPDVSVAVDGGEVVIESDADDAKTMSTLGTFESHVRNMFHGVTEGWEYEMEVFYSHFPMQVTVEGDEVVIENFLGETAPRRTEVHGDTDVEVSEERITLRGPDIEAVGQTAADIEQLTRVQEKDVRVFQDGVYITNKPNRGDA; via the coding sequence ATGCCACGAGTCACACTCCAGACCCCCGAGGACGTGAGCGCCGAGATGGACCATCTCGAGCTCACCGTCGAGGGACCGGAAGGGAGCGTTACCCGTCGGCTGTGGTACCCCGACGTCTCCGTCGCGGTCGATGGCGGCGAGGTCGTCATCGAGAGCGACGCCGACGACGCCAAGACCATGTCCACGCTGGGGACCTTCGAGAGTCACGTCCGGAACATGTTCCACGGCGTGACCGAGGGCTGGGAGTACGAGATGGAAGTCTTCTACTCCCACTTCCCGATGCAGGTCACCGTCGAGGGCGACGAGGTCGTCATCGAGAACTTCCTCGGCGAGACCGCCCCGCGGCGGACCGAGGTCCACGGCGACACCGACGTCGAGGTCAGCGAGGAGCGGATCACGCTCCGAGGCCCCGACATCGAGGCCGTCGGACAGACCGCAGCCGACATCGAACAGCTGACCCGCGTCCAGGAGAAGGACGTCCGGGTCTTCCAGGACGGCGTCTACATCACGAACAAACCGAACCGGGGTGACGCCTGA
- a CDS encoding 50S ribosomal protein L32e: MSDEDAEELTSVAGVDEETAEALREAGYETVADLAAASTDDLSEVEGISTALAARIEADVGEVEVDEDVEAEEVEDEAEEAETEATAEDEADDESDAAGEDDEEEPDGAEDDEGPEVEDLTDISGVGDAKAETLREAGYGTVEDVRAASQDDLADVDGVGMALAARIKADVGDLEVSEEVEAEVEDETEPEEEGVETELRPRGLVDKTPDLDENAERLLAQRRRVSKPKFNRQDHHKKKRVSTSWRRPRGQLSKQRRGIKGKGDTVQAGFRSPEAVRGLHPSGFEEVRVHNVDDLEGLDGDREAVRIASKVGGRKRERIEDEAEERGIRVLNPTYEEVEVEG; encoded by the coding sequence ATGAGCGACGAGGACGCCGAGGAACTGACCTCGGTCGCCGGCGTCGACGAGGAGACCGCCGAGGCGCTCCGCGAGGCCGGCTACGAGACCGTCGCGGACCTGGCCGCCGCGAGCACCGACGACCTCTCCGAGGTCGAGGGCATCAGCACGGCCCTGGCCGCCCGGATCGAGGCCGACGTCGGCGAGGTCGAGGTCGACGAAGACGTCGAGGCCGAGGAAGTCGAAGACGAGGCTGAGGAGGCCGAGACGGAGGCCACAGCGGAAGACGAAGCAGACGACGAGTCGGACGCCGCCGGTGAAGACGATGAAGAGGAACCCGACGGGGCCGAGGACGACGAGGGGCCGGAGGTCGAGGACCTGACCGACATCAGCGGCGTCGGCGACGCGAAGGCGGAGACGCTTCGCGAGGCCGGCTACGGGACCGTCGAGGACGTCCGCGCCGCGAGCCAGGACGACCTGGCCGACGTCGACGGCGTCGGGATGGCGCTGGCCGCCCGGATCAAGGCCGACGTCGGCGACCTCGAAGTCAGCGAGGAGGTCGAGGCCGAGGTCGAGGACGAGACCGAACCCGAGGAGGAGGGCGTCGAGACGGAACTGCGCCCCCGCGGCCTGGTCGACAAGACGCCGGACCTGGACGAGAACGCGGAGCGGCTGCTCGCCCAGCGCCGCCGGGTCTCCAAGCCGAAGTTCAACCGCCAGGACCACCACAAGAAAAAGCGGGTGTCGACCTCCTGGCGCCGACCCCGCGGCCAGCTCTCCAAGCAGCGCCGCGGCATCAAGGGCAAAGGCGACACCGTCCAGGCGGGCTTTCGCTCGCCGGAGGCGGTGCGTGGCCTGCACCCCTCGGGCTTCGAGGAGGTGCGGGTCCACAACGTCGACGACCTCGAGGGCCTCGACGGCGACCGGGAAGCGGTGCGGATCGCCTCCAAAGTCGGCGGCCGCAAGCGCGAGCGCATCGAGGACGAGGCCGAGGAACGCGGCATCCGCGTCCTGAATCCCACCTACGAGGAAGTGGAGGTGGAGGGATGA
- a CDS encoding 50S ribosomal protein L19e translates to MTDLSAQKRLASDVLDVGKNKVWFDPERQGDIAEAITREDVRELVDEGAIRADEPEGNSRGRARERQQKRAYGHQTGPGSRRGKAGARQDPKGDWQSRIRAQRERLKELRDGGDLERSAYRDLYDKAGGGEFDSVADMERFIDENYGDT, encoded by the coding sequence ATGACGGACCTGAGCGCACAGAAGCGGCTGGCCTCGGACGTACTGGATGTCGGCAAGAACAAGGTCTGGTTCGACCCCGAACGCCAGGGCGACATCGCGGAGGCGATCACCCGCGAGGACGTCCGCGAGCTGGTCGACGAGGGCGCGATCCGCGCCGACGAGCCCGAGGGTAATTCCCGTGGCCGGGCCCGCGAGCGCCAGCAGAAACGCGCCTACGGCCACCAGACAGGCCCCGGCTCCCGGCGCGGCAAGGCCGGCGCCCGCCAGGACCCCAAGGGTGACTGGCAGTCCCGGATCCGGGCCCAGCGCGAGCGGCTCAAGGAGCTGCGCGACGGGGGCGACCTCGAGCGGAGCGCCTACCGGGACCTCTACGACAAGGCAGGCGGCGGGGAGTTCGACTCCGTCGCGGACATGGAGCGGTTCATCGACGAGAACTACGGTGATACATAA
- a CDS encoding 50S ribosomal protein L18, with amino-acid sequence MATGPRYTVPLRRRREGRTNYHQRLRLLKSGKPRLVARKSNQHVRAQLVTTGPQGDNTIASAVSSDLEEYGWEAPTGNMPAAYLTGLLAGKRAIEAGLEEAVLDIGLNSPTPGSKVFAVQEGAIDAGLEIPHNDDVLADWSRTRGEHIAEYAESEGGLYGGDFDATDLPDHFDETRERLMEEL; translated from the coding sequence ATGGCAACAGGACCACGCTACACGGTACCCTTGCGGCGTCGCCGCGAGGGCCGGACGAACTACCATCAGCGGTTGCGCCTGCTGAAATCCGGCAAACCGCGGCTGGTCGCTCGGAAGAGCAACCAACACGTCAGGGCGCAGCTGGTGACCACCGGCCCCCAGGGCGACAACACGATAGCGAGTGCAGTGTCGAGTGACCTCGAGGAGTACGGCTGGGAGGCACCCACCGGAAACATGCCCGCGGCCTACCTGACCGGCCTGCTGGCGGGGAAACGCGCCATCGAGGCCGGCCTCGAGGAGGCGGTGCTCGACATCGGGCTGAACTCCCCGACGCCGGGGAGCAAGGTCTTCGCAGTACAGGAAGGTGCGATCGACGCCGGGCTGGAGATCCCCCACAACGACGACGTGCTGGCCGACTGGTCCCGGACCCGCGGCGAGCACATCGCCGAGTACGCCGAAAGCGAGGGGGGGCTCTACGGCGGCGACTTCGACGCGACCGACCTGCCCGACCACTTCGACGAGACACGCGAACGACTCATGGAGGAACTATGA
- a CDS encoding 30S ribosomal protein S5 gives MSADGWEPQTRLGRKVADGEIDTMQDALNAGLPLKEPELVDQLVPDLEDEVLDINMVQRMTDSGRRVKFRVVVVVGNRDGLVGYAEGRDDQVGGAIQKAIEIGKLNLIDVSRGCGSWECGCGRPHTVALRTTGKAGSVEVELQPAPRGLGLAGGETVRKVLELAGIEDIWTRSSGNTRTTVNFAKATFNALRKTAEARVPQRAFEEREVIE, from the coding sequence ATGAGCGCAGACGGCTGGGAACCGCAGACGCGGCTGGGCCGAAAGGTCGCAGACGGCGAGATCGACACGATGCAGGACGCGCTGAACGCCGGCCTGCCGCTGAAGGAACCCGAACTGGTCGACCAGCTCGTCCCCGACCTGGAGGACGAAGTACTCGACATCAACATGGTCCAGCGGATGACCGACTCCGGACGGCGCGTGAAGTTCCGCGTCGTCGTCGTCGTCGGCAACCGCGACGGCCTGGTGGGCTACGCCGAGGGGCGCGACGACCAGGTCGGCGGTGCGATCCAGAAGGCCATCGAGATCGGGAAGCTGAACCTGATCGACGTCTCCCGGGGCTGTGGCTCGTGGGAGTGTGGCTGTGGCCGCCCGCACACGGTCGCGCTTCGGACGACCGGCAAGGCCGGCTCCGTGGAAGTCGAGCTCCAGCCGGCCCCGCGCGGGCTCGGGCTCGCGGGCGGGGAGACCGTCCGCAAGGTGCTCGAACTCGCCGGGATCGAGGACATCTGGACCCGCTCGTCGGGCAACACCCGAACCACCGTGAATTTCGCGAAGGCGACGTTCAACGCCCTCCGGAAGACGGCCGAGGCCCGGGTGCCCCAGCGAGCCTTCGAGGAGCGCGAGGTGATCGAATGA
- a CDS encoding 50S ribosomal protein L30: protein MKAVVQLRGEVDVSGDVVDTLEMLNVGRVNHATLVPETPTYEGMVTKVNDVVAHGEPSADVVAELLRRRGDPAEGTAEVDDEWVADNTDYDDVDALAAALVAEETTLQEQGLSPTLRLHPPRGGHDGIKKSVVEGGQLGPHDTEAIDGLLEAMR, encoded by the coding sequence ATGAAGGCCGTCGTCCAGCTGCGGGGCGAGGTCGACGTCAGCGGCGACGTCGTCGACACCCTCGAAATGTTGAACGTCGGCCGGGTCAACCACGCGACGCTGGTGCCCGAGACCCCGACCTACGAGGGGATGGTCACGAAGGTCAACGACGTGGTCGCCCACGGCGAGCCAAGCGCCGACGTGGTCGCCGAACTGCTGCGCCGGCGGGGCGACCCCGCGGAGGGCACCGCAGAGGTCGACGACGAGTGGGTCGCCGACAACACCGACTACGACGACGTCGACGCGCTGGCGGCGGCGCTCGTGGCGGAGGAGACCACCCTGCAGGAGCAGGGGCTCTCGCCGACGCTGCGCCTGCACCCGCCGCGTGGCGGCCACGACGGTATCAAGAAGTCCGTGGTCGAGGGCGGCCAGCTCGGCCCCCACGACACCGAGGCGATCGACGGCCTGCTGGAGGCGATGCGATAA